One window of Marinobacterium aestuarii genomic DNA carries:
- a CDS encoding heavy metal-responsive transcriptional regulator translates to MSQLRIGDIAKGSGLSVETIRYYERRGLITPLGRLPSGYRCYDAHTLERLHFIVRCKSLGFSLDEIQELLLLDPNAESAQVKQKVDLRIQQIEDKISQLRELQHSLHQLSDLCSGEGPVSDCPIIDTLKH, encoded by the coding sequence ATGAGTCAGCTGCGCATTGGCGATATAGCCAAAGGATCGGGCCTGAGCGTCGAAACCATTCGGTATTATGAACGCCGCGGCCTGATCACACCCCTCGGTCGCCTGCCATCGGGCTACCGCTGTTATGACGCACACACCCTTGAACGCCTGCACTTTATCGTGCGCTGCAAATCGCTCGGCTTTAGCCTGGATGAAATTCAGGAACTGCTGCTGCTCGACCCCAACGCCGAGTCGGCGCAGGTCAAGCAGAAGGTGGATCTGCGCATTCAGCAGATCGAAGACAAGATTTCACAGCTACGTGAACTGCAGCACTCGCTGCATCAACTGTCCGATCTGTGCTCTGGCGAAGGACCTGTTTCAGACTGCCCGATCATAGACACCCTCAAGCACTGA
- a CDS encoding ABC transporter permease, whose translation MSQAVLRLARQQAFSSLRSPEWRALLAALLVAITLISLLTQLGDRLEQSLNRRTAELLGADLVLRAEEPAVLEAQGTLRSSRVAQFPTMIEAGDAMMLVSVRAVTDPYPLRGSIVTEPAQHPDIPEPGTAWAEPRIFEMLQLEPGDTVQLGYSQFRLSHRLMSSPDRGSGFRSFSPGLIMRSDALEATGVIAPGSRVEYRQLFAGPADAVATLEEQLRANLGPDERLYSLRADQPMTGRALRNAELYLRLSALFALLLGALTITLSLRRYNAAQHSRAALLLSLGLENRQLLLLYGYQLLFGWIICALLGTALGFGLQQLLVQLIGDLLPQPVPQAGFAAMSSGALIGLLLLTTLGLPAFYRLSQVSVVALFRETSLPSNIRSRQFQLLGLGLLAGLMSIYIESLTLALLLLGALTLSGLVVGWLAQALLQRLAEGLRHRMRLGSLLLLRIRQQRKWHRLQAATMTLLLTLLATLIIARGDMLQQWRTQFPPDTPNYFLINIQPWEKEPLDQLFASNTLSPTLYPMIRGRISSLNDTPLAETDLTTEQRRHNALRRELNLTWAEQMPENNSLLSGNWWQGTPAEPLISVEQDLAEALGVSTGDRVGFQIGSQLIQAQVSNIRAVQWESFTPNFYVIFSPGALDSLPATYITALRLDGEQRTLARTLLQQFPTLTLIDIDQLLNQAQALIEKLVDSSSMILLLTLLAGLLLLVVTLMQELERRRYESALLQTLGATPGQSRQLDLLELLWLGLICGALAAVASEAILWLISARVLQIPLTLHPLSWLLLPPLSALLFTGIGALIRKPLDQARCYSLLKAN comes from the coding sequence ATGAGCCAGGCGGTACTGCGACTTGCCCGCCAGCAGGCCTTCAGCAGCCTGCGCAGCCCCGAATGGCGCGCCCTGCTGGCGGCCCTGCTGGTAGCCATCACCCTGATTTCACTGCTGACCCAGCTGGGCGACCGGCTGGAGCAAAGCCTCAATCGGCGCACCGCCGAACTGCTCGGCGCCGATCTGGTACTGCGCGCCGAGGAACCTGCAGTGCTGGAAGCCCAAGGCACCCTTCGCAGCAGCCGGGTGGCGCAGTTCCCCACCATGATCGAAGCCGGCGATGCAATGATGCTGGTCTCGGTGCGAGCCGTGACCGATCCCTATCCGCTGCGCGGCAGCATTGTCACGGAACCCGCGCAGCACCCGGACATCCCTGAACCGGGTACCGCCTGGGCCGAACCCCGCATCTTTGAAATGCTGCAGCTTGAGCCCGGCGATACGGTACAGCTGGGATACAGTCAGTTTCGTCTCAGCCACCGCCTGATGAGTTCACCGGATCGCGGCAGCGGCTTTCGCAGCTTCAGCCCGGGATTGATCATGCGCTCCGATGCATTGGAGGCTACCGGCGTGATAGCACCGGGCAGCCGGGTTGAATACCGCCAGCTGTTCGCCGGGCCTGCCGACGCTGTCGCGACCCTGGAAGAACAGCTGCGGGCAAATCTCGGGCCGGACGAACGACTTTATTCCCTACGCGCCGACCAGCCCATGACCGGGCGCGCGCTGCGCAACGCCGAGCTCTATCTCCGCCTGAGTGCTCTCTTTGCCCTGCTGCTGGGTGCCCTGACAATTACCCTGAGCCTGAGACGCTACAATGCGGCGCAGCATTCGCGCGCCGCCCTGCTGCTGAGCCTGGGGCTGGAAAATCGCCAGCTACTGCTGCTCTACGGCTACCAGCTGCTGTTCGGCTGGATCATCTGCGCCCTGCTCGGCACGGCGCTGGGCTTTGGGCTGCAGCAACTGCTGGTGCAGCTCATAGGTGACCTGTTGCCACAACCCGTACCTCAGGCAGGCTTCGCCGCCATGAGCAGCGGCGCCCTGATCGGCCTCTTGCTGCTGACCACACTGGGCCTGCCGGCCTTCTATCGCCTGAGTCAGGTGTCCGTGGTTGCACTGTTTCGTGAAACCAGCCTGCCCTCGAATATCCGCTCACGCCAGTTTCAACTGCTGGGCCTTGGGCTGCTGGCGGGGCTGATGAGTATCTATATCGAATCCCTGACACTGGCCCTGCTGCTACTCGGCGCCCTGACCCTCAGCGGCCTGGTCGTCGGCTGGCTTGCCCAGGCGCTGCTGCAACGCCTGGCCGAAGGGTTACGTCACCGCATGCGCCTTGGCAGCCTGCTGCTGCTGCGCATTCGCCAGCAGCGCAAATGGCACCGTTTGCAGGCCGCCACCATGACCTTGCTGCTGACCCTGCTGGCGACCCTGATCATTGCCCGCGGCGACATGCTGCAGCAGTGGCGTACTCAGTTCCCGCCGGATACGCCGAACTATTTTCTGATCAATATTCAGCCCTGGGAAAAAGAGCCACTGGATCAGCTGTTTGCCAGCAATACTCTGAGCCCTACTCTCTATCCGATGATTCGCGGCCGCATCAGCAGCCTCAACGACACGCCGCTGGCCGAAACCGACCTGACGACAGAGCAACGCCGCCACAATGCGCTCAGGCGCGAACTGAACCTGACCTGGGCTGAGCAGATGCCGGAGAATAACAGCCTGCTCAGTGGCAACTGGTGGCAGGGAACGCCAGCCGAGCCGCTGATATCGGTGGAGCAGGACCTGGCCGAGGCCCTGGGGGTCAGTACCGGCGACAGGGTGGGGTTTCAGATCGGCAGCCAGCTGATTCAGGCACAGGTCAGCAATATACGCGCGGTGCAGTGGGAATCCTTCACCCCCAACTTCTACGTGATCTTCTCGCCCGGGGCGCTGGATAGCCTGCCGGCCACCTATATCACGGCGCTACGCCTGGACGGTGAGCAGCGCACACTTGCCCGCACGCTGCTGCAGCAGTTTCCAACCCTGACCCTGATCGATATCGACCAGCTGCTGAATCAGGCCCAGGCGCTGATCGAGAAGCTGGTGGACAGCTCCAGCATGATCCTGCTGCTGACACTGCTGGCGGGACTGCTATTGCTGGTGGTGACACTGATGCAGGAGCTGGAACGACGCCGCTATGAAAGTGCCCTACTGCAAACCCTGGGCGCGACGCCGGGGCAAAGCCGTCAGCTGGATCTGCTTGAACTGCTCTGGCTCGGCCTGATCTGCGGCGCCCTGGCCGCCGTGGCGAGCGAGGCCATCCTCTGGCTGATCAGCGCCCGCGTGCTGCAGATACCGCTGACACTGCATCCGCTGAGCTGGCTCTTGCTGCCACCGCTGTCGGCGCTGCTCTTTACCGGCATAGGTGCGCTGATCCGCAAGCCGCTGGATCAGGCGCGCTGCTACAGCCTGCTCAAGGCCAACTGA
- the nudE gene encoding ADP compounds hydrolase NudE: MPVKPQILKVTCVARSRLFHVEALELRFSNGVERSYERLATRGHGAVMIVPILPNGDVVLIREYAAGLDEYTLTLPKGLIDPGENAEEAALRELQEEAGYGCRKLERLKEMTSAPNYMGHRITVLLARDLYPSRLEGDEPEPLEPMRWPLSDLETLVQREEFSEGRAIAALYMARSRLALEATATVTAD; encoded by the coding sequence ATGCCCGTAAAACCACAGATATTGAAGGTAACCTGCGTTGCACGCAGCCGCCTGTTTCATGTTGAGGCGCTGGAGCTGCGCTTCTCCAATGGCGTTGAGCGCAGCTACGAACGCCTGGCCACGCGCGGTCACGGCGCCGTCATGATCGTACCTATACTGCCCAACGGTGATGTGGTGCTGATTCGCGAGTACGCCGCAGGGCTGGATGAATACACCCTCACGCTGCCCAAGGGGCTTATCGACCCGGGCGAAAACGCGGAAGAAGCCGCCCTGCGCGAACTGCAGGAAGAGGCCGGCTATGGTTGTAGAAAGCTTGAACGCTTGAAAGAGATGACCAGTGCCCCCAACTATATGGGACACCGCATAACGGTATTGCTGGCCCGTGACCTTTACCCGAGTCGCCTTGAAGGCGACGAACCCGAGCCACTGGAGCCGATGCGCTGGCCTCTGTCCGACCTGGAAACGCTGGTACAGCGCGAGGAATTCAGCGAAGGGCGGGCAATCGCGGCACTCTACATGGCCCGATCCCGCCTCGCGCTGGAAGCCACCGCCACCGTAACCGCGGACTAA
- a CDS encoding ABC transporter ATP-binding protein produces MDSPKPDQVVVSAHAVSKKFHTQGGELQLFENLNLEVRRGESLAIIGPSGAGKSTLLSMLAGLDQPSSGMIRLAGSNLADLDETARARLRARSVSFVFQSFHLLPELSALDNVRLPLEIRGEADSEQQAQHWLSQVGLASRAGHLPGQLSGGEQQRVAIARAFATRPDILFADEPTGNLDSETGASIVDQLFGLNAQQQTTLILITHDSQLASRCSRRLQLRQGQLLETTP; encoded by the coding sequence ATGGACTCTCCAAAACCAGATCAAGTTGTCGTTTCGGCCCACGCGGTCAGCAAAAAGTTCCACACCCAGGGCGGTGAGTTGCAACTGTTCGAGAACCTCAATCTTGAAGTTCGCCGCGGCGAGAGCCTTGCCATTATTGGCCCCTCCGGGGCCGGCAAGTCAACCCTGCTGAGTATGCTGGCCGGGCTCGATCAACCCAGCAGCGGCATGATCCGGCTCGCCGGCAGCAACCTGGCGGACCTGGACGAGACAGCCCGCGCCCGCCTGCGGGCCCGTTCAGTCAGTTTTGTGTTTCAGTCTTTCCATCTGCTGCCGGAGCTGAGCGCGCTGGACAATGTGCGCCTGCCGCTGGAAATTCGCGGCGAAGCCGACAGCGAACAGCAGGCTCAGCACTGGCTATCCCAGGTAGGTCTGGCGAGCCGAGCCGGACATCTGCCAGGCCAGCTATCCGGCGGTGAACAGCAGCGCGTCGCCATTGCGCGGGCCTTCGCCACCCGCCCCGATATCCTCTTCGCCGATGAACCCACCGGCAACCTGGACAGCGAAACCGGCGCCAGCATTGTCGATCAGCTGTTCGGCCTGAATGCCCAGCAACAGACCACGCTGATTCTGATTACTCACGACAGCCAGCTGGCAAGTCGCTGTTCCCGTCGCCTGCAACTGCGTCAGGGTCAACTGCTGGAGACCACACCATGA
- a CDS encoding superoxide dismutase — MSFELPPLPYAKDALLPHISAETLDFHHGKHHNTYVVKLNGLVPGTEYEGKSLEEVIMAAPAGPVFNNAAQIWNHTFYWNSLSPNGGGVPTGAIADAINAKWGSFEAFQAEFNDKAVNNFGSSWTWLVKNADGSLDIVNTSNAGTPMTSGQTALLTVDLWEHAYYIDYRNLRPDYLKGFWALANWDFANANLAG, encoded by the coding sequence ATGAGCTTTGAATTACCGCCACTGCCTTACGCCAAAGACGCTCTGCTGCCACACATCTCTGCAGAAACGCTGGACTTTCACCACGGCAAACACCACAACACCTACGTGGTCAAGCTGAACGGCCTGGTACCGGGCACCGAATACGAAGGCAAGTCACTGGAAGAGGTCATCATGGCCGCTCCGGCTGGCCCAGTTTTCAACAACGCCGCCCAGATCTGGAACCACACTTTCTACTGGAACAGCCTGTCCCCCAACGGCGGGGGCGTTCCCACAGGTGCGATCGCTGATGCTATCAACGCCAAGTGGGGTTCTTTCGAAGCCTTCCAGGCCGAATTCAACGACAAGGCTGTTAACAACTTCGGTTCTTCCTGGACCTGGCTGGTGAAAAATGCCGACGGCTCCCTGGACATCGTCAACACCAGCAACGCCGGCACGCCTATGACCTCTGGTCAGACCGCTCTGCTGACCGTCGACCTGTGGGAACACGCCTACTACATCGACTACCGCAACCTGCGTCCGGATTACCTGAAAGGTTTCTGGGCTCTGGCAAACTGGGACTTCGCCAACGCCAACCTGGCTGGCTAA
- the ilvA gene encoding threonine ammonia-lyase, biosynthetic, producing the protein MAHRYIKKILEARVYDVAIETPLDYARSLSERLDNRVLLKREDLQPVFSFKLRGAYNKMAQLSAAEKAKGVVTASAGNHAQGLAYSARHMNVKATIVMPKTTPDIKVSNVKALGGKVILHGDTFEEAKAHAERLVEEKGLVYVPPYDDPDVIAGQGTIGMELLHQESGPIDAVFVPVGGGGLIAGIAVYIKYLRPDVKVIGVESEDSACLHAALAADERVKLSQVGIFAEGVAVAQIGQHTFDLARQYVDEVITVTTDEICAAIKDIFDDTRSICEPSGALGVAGLKKYVAREQCSERTLIAIDSGANVNFDRLRHIAERSEVGEKREAIIAARIPERPGSFRKFCAALGKRNITEFNYRYSDDKEAIVFAGIQTSPQGPGRAALLSELREHLDEVIDLTDNEMAKLHIRYMVGGHAPAAVNNEVVFRFEFPERPGALMKFLSKLGGRWNISMFHYRNHGAAYGRVLVGMQVPAEEHEQVKAFLTEIGYNFWDETDNTAYRLFLG; encoded by the coding sequence ATGGCTCATCGATATATCAAGAAGATTCTGGAGGCGCGTGTCTATGACGTAGCCATCGAGACCCCGCTGGATTATGCCCGCAGCCTGTCTGAACGGCTGGACAACCGGGTACTCCTCAAGCGTGAGGACCTGCAGCCGGTGTTCTCGTTCAAGCTGCGTGGCGCCTATAACAAGATGGCCCAGCTCAGCGCCGCAGAAAAAGCCAAGGGTGTGGTCACCGCCTCGGCCGGCAACCACGCCCAGGGCCTGGCCTACTCGGCCCGCCACATGAACGTCAAGGCGACCATCGTCATGCCAAAGACCACGCCCGACATCAAGGTCAGCAACGTCAAGGCATTGGGTGGCAAGGTCATACTGCACGGCGATACCTTTGAAGAAGCCAAAGCCCACGCCGAGCGACTGGTCGAAGAAAAGGGCCTGGTCTATGTACCGCCCTACGATGACCCCGATGTCATTGCCGGTCAGGGCACCATTGGCATGGAGCTACTGCACCAGGAAAGCGGCCCCATTGATGCCGTTTTCGTGCCCGTGGGCGGTGGCGGCCTGATCGCCGGTATCGCGGTCTACATCAAGTACCTGCGTCCCGACGTAAAGGTCATAGGCGTCGAGTCCGAGGACTCCGCCTGCCTGCATGCTGCGCTGGCCGCGGATGAACGGGTCAAGCTGTCACAGGTTGGCATCTTCGCCGAAGGCGTCGCCGTGGCCCAGATAGGTCAGCACACCTTCGATCTGGCACGGCAGTATGTCGATGAAGTCATCACCGTCACCACCGACGAAATCTGCGCGGCCATCAAGGACATCTTCGATGACACCCGCTCGATCTGCGAGCCCTCCGGCGCCCTGGGCGTGGCCGGCCTGAAGAAATATGTCGCGCGCGAACAGTGCAGCGAGCGCACCCTGATTGCCATCGACTCCGGCGCCAACGTCAATTTCGACCGCCTGCGCCATATCGCCGAACGCTCTGAAGTCGGCGAAAAGCGCGAAGCCATCATTGCCGCCCGCATACCGGAACGCCCCGGCAGCTTTCGCAAGTTCTGCGCGGCTCTGGGCAAGCGCAACATCACCGAGTTCAACTACCGCTACAGCGACGACAAGGAAGCCATTGTCTTTGCCGGCATCCAGACCAGCCCCCAGGGCCCCGGCCGTGCCGCCCTGCTGAGTGAACTGCGAGAACACCTCGACGAAGTCATCGATCTGACCGACAACGAGATGGCCAAGCTGCACATCCGCTATATGGTGGGCGGCCACGCACCTGCAGCCGTGAACAATGAAGTGGTATTTCGTTTCGAGTTTCCGGAACGCCCCGGGGCGCTGATGAAATTCCTCAGCAAGCTGGGCGGGCGCTGGAACATATCCATGTTCCATTACCGCAACCATGGCGCAGCCTACGGCCGCGTGCTGGTGGGCATGCAGGTTCCCGCCGAGGAGCATGAGCAGGTCAAGGCTTTCCTGACGGAGATCGGCTACAACTTCTGGGATGAAACAGACAATACCGCCTACCGCCTGTTCCTGGGCTAG
- the hslR gene encoding ribosome-associated heat shock protein Hsp15, whose amino-acid sequence MSEAQEHRVRLDKWLWAARFYRTRATAKDMIEGGKVHYSGQRSKCSKLVEVGAMLQIRQGMDMKEIEILQLSDQRRGAPEAQQLYRETPESVAKREKLAAERKLNGGSSLNPRHQLNKKDRRQIRSFKERQAE is encoded by the coding sequence ATGAGTGAAGCCCAGGAACACAGGGTGCGGCTCGACAAGTGGCTCTGGGCGGCGCGCTTCTACCGCACCAGGGCCACCGCCAAGGACATGATTGAAGGTGGCAAGGTGCATTACAGCGGCCAGCGCAGCAAGTGCAGCAAGCTGGTGGAAGTGGGAGCCATGTTGCAGATTCGCCAGGGAATGGATATGAAGGAAATCGAAATCCTGCAGCTGTCCGATCAGCGCCGCGGCGCCCCAGAGGCGCAGCAGCTCTATCGTGAAACGCCCGAGAGCGTTGCCAAACGTGAAAAACTGGCAGCGGAGCGCAAGCTCAATGGCGGCAGCAGCCTGAACCCGCGTCACCAGCTCAACAAGAAGGACCGGCGCCAGATTCGCAGTTTCAAGGAGCGTCAGGCCGAATGA
- a CDS encoding arylesterase, protein MFRLLLFVCVLLVPGTGAAQSILVLGDSLSAAYGMPVEQGWVALMHQRITQQSADIEVVNASISGETTQGGITRLPALLAQHEPDILILELGANDGLRGTPLPAIRQNLSHLITLGQEAGARVLLLGIRLPPNYGPRYSDGFYSIFAELSESQQVARVPFLMDGVALDRALMQSDGLHPNSEAQPRLLENVWTQLDVLLQELLPAPATQAVTEAG, encoded by the coding sequence ATGTTCCGCCTGCTGCTGTTTGTCTGTGTGTTATTAGTGCCCGGTACCGGGGCGGCACAATCCATTCTGGTTCTGGGTGACAGCCTGTCCGCAGCCTATGGCATGCCGGTTGAACAGGGCTGGGTTGCCCTGATGCACCAGCGTATCACGCAGCAGTCCGCCGATATTGAGGTTGTTAACGCCAGTATCAGCGGCGAAACGACCCAGGGGGGCATTACCCGGCTGCCGGCCCTGCTGGCGCAGCATGAACCCGATATTCTGATTTTGGAGCTGGGTGCCAACGATGGTCTGCGTGGCACGCCTTTGCCAGCTATACGCCAGAACCTGAGTCATCTGATCACTCTGGGGCAGGAGGCTGGTGCAAGGGTGCTGCTGCTGGGCATTCGCCTGCCACCGAATTACGGTCCGCGCTATAGCGATGGTTTCTATTCTATCTTCGCAGAGTTGTCTGAGTCGCAACAGGTCGCGCGAGTTCCCTTTTTGATGGACGGTGTTGCGCTGGATCGAGCCTTAATGCAAAGCGATGGCCTGCACCCCAATAGCGAGGCCCAGCCGCGCCTGCTGGAAAATGTCTGGACGCAGTTGGATGTACTGCTGCAGGAACTGCTGCCGGCGCCAGCGACACAGGCGGTGACCGAGGCCGGTTAA
- a CDS encoding phosphatase PAP2 family protein, with translation MPREISIFPGSWKLKPLITLHICASILLLSFALPAGKELWRLLDSSVFYYLNGFIAQSGAQTSFWAWMNVRAADLLPGILILLTLTFPGLGFRREQLQQALVGFFALLFFALILRQLLHEVTELFQLAGLSPSLVLEPVNRLSELAPHIDAKDSSKESFPGDHAAILLLWAGYIVLSRRSLPSLLALITAIAFTLPRMVGGAHWFSDNYVGGLFTALIALAWAFYSPLCAWLAIRLMRLCAPLFKQLARLPGIGRLPFFTASHSA, from the coding sequence ATGCCCCGCGAGATCTCCATTTTTCCAGGCTCCTGGAAGCTGAAGCCGCTGATCACTCTGCATATCTGTGCCAGCATACTGCTGCTGAGCTTTGCGTTGCCCGCCGGCAAGGAGCTGTGGCGCCTGCTGGACAGCAGCGTCTTCTATTATCTGAATGGGTTTATCGCCCAGAGTGGTGCCCAGACCAGCTTCTGGGCCTGGATGAACGTGCGTGCAGCCGACCTGCTGCCCGGCATTCTGATTCTGCTAACGCTGACCTTCCCGGGCCTGGGCTTTCGCCGCGAGCAGCTGCAACAGGCGCTGGTGGGATTCTTCGCCCTGCTGTTCTTCGCCCTGATACTGCGCCAGCTACTGCACGAAGTAACAGAACTGTTTCAGCTGGCAGGGCTTAGTCCGTCACTGGTGCTGGAGCCGGTGAATCGCCTGAGCGAACTCGCACCCCATATAGACGCCAAGGATTCTTCAAAGGAAAGTTTTCCGGGGGATCACGCCGCCATTCTGCTGCTGTGGGCGGGTTATATCGTACTGAGTCGTCGCAGCCTGCCGTCTCTGCTGGCGCTGATCACGGCCATCGCCTTTACCCTGCCCCGCATGGTCGGCGGCGCGCACTGGTTCAGCGACAACTATGTCGGCGGCCTCTTTACCGCGCTGATTGCCCTGGCCTGGGCGTTTTACAGCCCACTGTGCGCCTGGCTCGCGATCAGGCTGATGCGGCTGTGCGCACCGCTGTTCAAACAACTGGCGCGCCTGCCTGGCATCGGCCGGCTACCGTTTTTTACGGCCAGTCATTCGGCCTGA
- the rpiA gene encoding ribose-5-phosphate isomerase RpiA: MTQDEMKQAVARAALDYIKAGLKPESIVGVGTGSTANFFIDELAGIKHLFEAAVASSEATAERLRGHGIPVYDLNAVAGLDTYVDGADEFDAGLNLVKGGGGALTREKIVAAAAKEFVCIVDESKQVPCLGAFPLPVEVIPMARSLVARELVRMGGQPELREGFVTDNGNLILDVYNLKIRDPKAFETELNNLVGVVTNGLFARRGADVVLMGTQAGVESLKPQ; encoded by the coding sequence ATGACGCAGGATGAAATGAAGCAGGCTGTTGCGCGGGCGGCTCTGGACTATATCAAGGCTGGCCTTAAACCTGAGTCCATCGTTGGGGTGGGCACGGGCTCAACGGCCAACTTCTTTATTGACGAGCTGGCGGGCATCAAGCATCTGTTTGAGGCGGCGGTGGCCAGCTCAGAGGCCACTGCCGAGCGGCTGCGCGGCCATGGTATCCCGGTGTACGACCTCAATGCGGTGGCGGGGCTGGATACCTATGTTGATGGTGCCGACGAGTTTGATGCCGGTCTGAACCTGGTCAAGGGCGGCGGCGGCGCCCTGACGCGGGAAAAAATCGTCGCGGCGGCGGCCAAGGAGTTTGTCTGTATCGTCGATGAATCCAAGCAGGTGCCCTGCCTGGGTGCCTTCCCGTTGCCGGTTGAGGTGATTCCGATGGCGCGCTCGCTGGTGGCCCGCGAGCTGGTACGCATGGGCGGACAGCCGGAGCTGCGCGAAGGCTTTGTCACCGACAACGGCAACCTGATTCTGGATGTCTACAATCTGAAAATCCGTGATCCCAAGGCATTTGAAACCGAGCTTAACAACCTGGTCGGCGTCGTCACCAACGGGCTCTTTGCCCGCCGCGGGGCGGATGTCGTGCTGATGGGAACTCAGGCAGGCGTTGAAAGCCTCAAACCGCAGTAA
- the yrfG gene encoding GMP/IMP nucleotidase has translation MLDWRAVDTVLLDMDGTLLDLHFDSYFWLEHLPLRYAQLRKLEPADAREWLHQRITQEQGTLNWYCLDYWSEQLGVDIPALKREVADRIGFRPQVQDFLQRLRQRGMRSVIVTNAHRDSLNLKLQITGLDALVDAIICSHDFRLPKEDVQFWSQLQAVEPFNPARTLLVDDSLPVLRSAERFGIAHLLSIVQPDSQAPARRIDEFRAIDQFDELFNGGDQHNE, from the coding sequence ATGCTGGACTGGCGTGCCGTCGATACCGTTCTGCTCGACATGGATGGAACCCTGCTGGATCTCCATTTCGACTCCTATTTCTGGCTGGAACACCTGCCTTTACGCTATGCACAGCTACGCAAGCTCGAGCCCGCAGACGCCCGGGAGTGGCTGCATCAGCGTATCACACAGGAGCAGGGCACGCTCAACTGGTATTGCCTGGATTACTGGTCCGAGCAACTGGGCGTTGATATTCCAGCGCTCAAGCGTGAAGTGGCTGATCGCATTGGTTTTAGGCCCCAGGTGCAAGACTTCCTGCAGCGCCTGCGACAGCGTGGAATGCGCTCCGTGATCGTGACCAATGCGCATCGCGACAGCCTGAATCTCAAGCTGCAGATCACCGGCCTTGATGCGCTGGTAGATGCGATTATCTGCTCCCATGATTTCCGCCTGCCCAAGGAGGATGTGCAGTTCTGGTCTCAATTACAGGCAGTGGAGCCGTTTAATCCGGCTCGCACCCTGCTGGTGGACGATAGTCTGCCGGTGCTGCGTTCCGCCGAGCGCTTCGGCATCGCCCACCTGCTGTCCATTGTCCAGCCGGACAGCCAGGCACCGGCACGCCGTATCGACGAGTTTCGGGCGATCGATCAGTTTGATGAATTATTCAACGGGGGTGACCAGCACAATGAGTGA